The window ATTAAAAGATATTCTAAATGAATTGAATTAGTATCCTCTGCTGTTTCTATCAGGTTTACCCTCGTTTGGATTCCTAAAACCATGTTTGTCCATCATATGATTTAGAAATCTTATATCATCTGAAAATTGTTCTCCGCAAACAGCACAGTTAGTCAAAGTCATGATACAAACCAATAATTCCATATTAAAAGATTGATTGAGAGGATAATAGAAATGCCAGCACTGTTGCTTCCCAAGAGCTCTCGCATCTTAGTAGCACAACAGCGACGATAGGTTTGACTTCCAAGTTCGGAAAGGGATTGGGTCGCACCCTATCGCTATGGCCGGCTTGAACAATGTTGACAGATTCTTATCTATTAAGGTAACGCCTTATTTTGGACAATTAAAAAGAGGTATAAAGCAAGGAATAATCGAATTACGACATGACTCATCGAGTTGCGGTATTAGACAAGGAACTTTGTCAACCAAAAAAATGTGGTTTAGAATGTATAAAATATTGTCCAGTCAATAAATCAGGAGCAGATTGCATTATACTCAATGAAGAATCAAAAAAAGCTCAGATCGATGAAAATGTTTGTAATGGATGTGGCATATGTGTCAAGGTTTGTCCATTTGAAGCAATTACTATTGTTAATTTAGCATCAGAGCTAGCGTCTGATAAAATACATCAATATGGCCCTAACTCATTTCGATTGTACAAATTACCTACACCAAGAAAAGGAGAGGTAGTGGGATTACTGGGTAGAAACGGAATGGGAAAAAGTACTGTAGTCAATATTCTCTCTGGAAATCTTAAACCAAATTTAGGAAGATATGACAATCCACCAGAGTGGGATGAGATTTTAAAATATTACAGTGGAACAGAATTAAAATCTCATTTTGAAAAAATTAAAAATAAACAAATTCATGCATCAATAAAACCACAGCAAGTACATCATGTTGCACAAGCATTTGACGGTACTGGAAAAGAATTGATAGAAAGATATGATGAACGTGGAATCTCAAGAGAACTAATCAAAGAATTAGGTTTAGAAAATTCAATGGAGCAGAATCTAAAAGAGCTTAGCGGTGGAGAACTTCAAAGATTAGCTATTGCAGCTGTTGCATCAAAAGATTCAGAATTTTATTTCTTTGATGAACCATCATCATATAATGATGTTTTTCAAAGAAAAAGTGTTGCAAGAGTAATTCAAAGTTTAGCAAAAGTTGGAAAAAGTGTAATGGTTGTAGAACATGATTTAACGTTACTTGATTTTCTTAGTGATTATATCGAAGTACTTTATGGTGAACCTGCAGCATACGGAGTGGTTTCTAGTGTATTATCAACAAAAATTGGAATCAATGTTTTCCTTGATGGTTATCTTCCTACAGAAAATGTTCGATTTAGAGATAAGAAATTTTCTTTTGATGTATCTTCGTCATCCACAGATGAATTTCAGGAAGGAAGTGAAATTATGTCGTATCCAAAATTGGAAAAAAAATATTCATCGTTCTCAGTTTCAATTGAACCAGGTAGAGTAAGAAAAGGTGAAGTATTAGGAATAATGGGTGCAAATGCTCTGGGAAAGACTACATTAATGAAAATGATTGCAGGTGTAGAAAAACCAGATGTAGGGGAGATTGATAAAAAAATAAAAATTGCATACAAACCACAATATCTTCAAAACGATATTGATGCTGAAGTTATTGCATTGTTAGATAAAGCAAATGGCAATACAGTTGAAGGGAGTCAAGAAGAAGAACAAATTCTAGAGCCATTAAAAATTAAAAAACTATACAATAAATCAGTAAAGAATCTATCTGGAGGAGAATTACAAAAAGTTTCTGTAGCATCGTGTCTTTTACAAAAAGTTGATCTTTATGCATTAGATGAACCATCGGCATTCTTGGATGTAGAAGATAGAATAACCATAGCAAAATTCTTACAAAAATTTGTAAGATCATTTGGAAAAACAGCAATTGTGATAGACCACGATATACAACTAATGGATCTAATATCGGATTCAATGATAATTTTTGAAGGAATATCAGGAGTATCAGGTCATGCAACATCTCCAATGCCAAAAGCGGATGCGATGAATCAGTTTCTAAAATCACTTGACATGTCATTTAGGAGAGATGAAAAATCATTGAGGCCAAGAGTAAACAAATTAGAGAGCAGATTAGATAAAGAACAAAAGAGTTCAGGAAATTTCTATTACAAAAATTGACACGAATGCTAAAGAAATCATTAGAAAGTATTCTTACTTCAAAAGAAAGTCAAGAACTTATTTCATCTTTTGATCAAATTGGAGATATAATCATAGTTAGAATTCCAGATTCATTATTACCAAAAAAAGAACTTATTGGTGAAACTCTATTAAATGAAGTAAAGATTGCAAAAAGTGTTTTTTATCAATCATCTCCAGTTGAGGGGGATTTCCGAACCAGAAATTTAGAGGTTATAGCAGGCGAGGACAAGACAGAAACAGAATACAAAGAATTTGGATGTAAATTTACAGTAGATGTTGAAAATGCATTTTTTTCTCCAAGATTATCTACAGAAAGGGAAAGAATTTCTAACATGGTTCAAGATGGTGAAACTGTAGTCAATATGTTTGCAGGAGTAGGTATGTTTTCAATTATGATTGCAAAAAAGAAAAAATGTACAGTCTACAGCATAGACATTAATCCAATTGCAGTAAAACTTTGTGAAAGAAATATTCTCTCAAATAAAATATTAGGAAATGTAATATCAATAAATGGAGATGCAGCAAAAATTATTCAAGAGCAATTAAAAAACAAATCAGATAGAACTCTAATGCTACTACCAGAAAGATCAGATGAATTTTTAAAATCTGCAATCGATGCAACAAAAAGTGGTGGAATAATTCATTACTATTCTCACATTCATGCAGACAAGAAATCAGAGGCAGGAAAACTTTCAGAAGAGCATTATTTGCAAGTAACTCCAGTTAAATCAGAAATTTTAGGATCAAAAATAGTTAGACCTGTTGGACCAAGATACTATCAAACAGTTGTAGATGTGAAGATTTCAAAATAATCAATCATCAGCAGATATTGATGCAGATGAAGGCTTTGTGGTAGCCATAACATAACCAATCCAAGCAACAACACCTAGTATTCCACCTGCAATCATCAAAATTGATAGTTGTAATACTATAGGACTCCATTCTGATAACATCAACAAATATGCATAAAGAAAGAATGCAGTGATGCATAAAACAAAAATTGTGATTCCCATTCCTTTACGCTTATCCATTCCGATAAAGTTTGTTCTGAGTTATTTATTAGTTTGAATTAGTCCAGTTCAATTGCCATAAGATATGCATCTTCGCCATCACGATAATATGCATTAAGTTTTTGTCGGATAACAAAGCCTAGTTTTTCATATAATCTAACAGCTTCATTATTGCTACATCTTACCTCAAGATAAAATTCATCACATTTTTTTAGTCTAACACCATTTACAGATTCTTCAACTAGAGCTTTCCCAATTCCCTTTTTCCTATGCTCTTGAAGAACTGCAATAGATACCACATGACCTTTTTTTACAAATCCTAGTTTTTTAAAATTAGAAAAACCATATTCAGTTTTACACATGATATAACCAACATGCTTTCCTCCAATTTCTGCAACAATAAAGGCTTCTGGAATTTCTGCAAGAAGACTTTCATAGAAATAATCAGAATAGTGTTCTGGGAGAGTTTTTAGATTAATTTCCATAACAGGTATTAGATCGCTAGGTTCTGCACGTCGTATATTACAGTCACCCAGCTGCCTTAGAATTACTTGCATGTATAGTATAATTTGTTATCAATATTTAATTTTAAACTACAAAACCATTTAATGGAAAGAAATAGTCGTAGCATTATGAGTGACCCATCTCAGGAAGATGTAATTTCCTTAGTTAATTCGTTGTTTGAAGTAAGTCAATTTAACAGAGAAATGTATTCGTTAGAATTTAGAATTGACGATATTGATTTTAAATCAAAATTTGAGAATTTAGCAAGAAAATTAGAAAATATCAACTATGTTTGTAAACTTGAACAAATGGAAGATGGAAAGTACATTATAATTCAAAAATTTACTCCAAAAAAACAAAGGAAGTGGTTAAACACATCTTGGACTCCACGAATTTTGTTTGCTATTGTAATCGCCTTTGTTATGATTGATGGGTATTATCGAACTGAAGGAACAAATTCTATCATAAACATTG is drawn from Candidatus Nitrosarchaeum limnium SFB1 and contains these coding sequences:
- a CDS encoding transcription regulator, which produces MDKRKGMGITIFVLCITAFFLYAYLLMLSEWSPIVLQLSILMIAGGILGVVAWIGYVMATTKPSSASISADD
- a CDS encoding putative ATPase RIL — its product is MTHRVAVLDKELCQPKKCGLECIKYCPVNKSGADCIILNEESKKAQIDENVCNGCGICVKVCPFEAITIVNLASELASDKIHQYGPNSFRLYKLPTPRKGEVVGLLGRNGMGKSTVVNILSGNLKPNLGRYDNPPEWDEILKYYSGTELKSHFEKIKNKQIHASIKPQQVHHVAQAFDGTGKELIERYDERGISRELIKELGLENSMEQNLKELSGGELQRLAIAAVASKDSEFYFFDEPSSYNDVFQRKSVARVIQSLAKVGKSVMVVEHDLTLLDFLSDYIEVLYGEPAAYGVVSSVLSTKIGINVFLDGYLPTENVRFRDKKFSFDVSSSSTDEFQEGSEIMSYPKLEKKYSSFSVSIEPGRVRKGEVLGIMGANALGKTTLMKMIAGVEKPDVGEIDKKIKIAYKPQYLQNDIDAEVIALLDKANGNTVEGSQEEEQILEPLKIKKLYNKSVKNLSGGELQKVSVASCLLQKVDLYALDEPSAFLDVEDRITIAKFLQKFVRSFGKTAIVIDHDIQLMDLISDSMIIFEGISGVSGHATSPMPKADAMNQFLKSLDMSFRRDEKSLRPRVNKLESRLDKEQKSSGNFYYKN
- a CDS encoding ribosomal-protein-alanine acetyltransferase, with the protein product MQVILRQLGDCNIRRAEPSDLIPVMEINLKTLPEHYSDYFYESLLAEIPEAFIVAEIGGKHVGYIMCKTEYGFSNFKKLGFVKKGHVVSIAVLQEHRKKGIGKALVEESVNGVRLKKCDEFYLEVRCSNNEAVRLYEKLGFVIRQKLNAYYRDGEDAYLMAIELD